The following coding sequences lie in one Candidatus Abyssobacteria bacterium SURF_5 genomic window:
- a CDS encoding site-specific DNA-methyltransferase, with product MSDRRRSRPGQVRDAIMKAMSLASKPMSVKEIEEDVCRMIGETPSSSIRSYLRLNNPELFIRESHGLYSLRRNQNAALQQEIYLGTWCKPARFGKSIIYHADCFDWLRIQKDCSYHAVVTDPPYGLHEYTEEQQTKLRNGKGGVWRIPPSFDGNKRSPLPRFTTLTPDQLEEIRTFFFLWGKLLLPKLVPGANVIIASNPLLSFIVSGALADAGFERRGEIIRLTMTMRGGDRPKAAHEEFPDISVMPRSMWEPWVVFRKPVEGRIQDNLRKWKTGGFRRPRKDTPFGDVISSAPTRKKEREVAPHPSLKPQSFLRQLVRAVLPLGEGILVDTFAGAGSTLAAAEAVEYESIGIEKDEYYFQMACDSIPRLIQFQ from the coding sequence ATGAGTGACAGGAGAAGAAGCCGACCTGGGCAGGTGAGGGATGCAATAATGAAGGCAATGTCCTTGGCTTCGAAACCTATGTCCGTAAAGGAAATTGAGGAAGATGTCTGCCGGATGATCGGTGAGACACCTTCTTCCTCAATCCGTTCGTATCTGCGACTGAATAATCCCGAATTATTCATTCGGGAGTCACACGGTCTTTATTCCCTGCGAAGAAATCAGAATGCTGCCCTGCAGCAGGAAATTTATCTGGGCACGTGGTGCAAGCCAGCTCGCTTTGGAAAATCGATCATTTATCATGCTGATTGTTTCGACTGGTTGAGAATTCAGAAAGATTGTTCGTATCACGCAGTGGTAACTGATCCCCCCTACGGACTGCATGAATATACCGAGGAACAGCAAACAAAACTGAGGAATGGCAAGGGAGGCGTTTGGAGAATTCCACCATCTTTCGATGGAAACAAGAGATCGCCGCTTCCCCGATTTACTACGCTCACGCCTGATCAATTGGAAGAGATTAGAACATTCTTCTTTCTTTGGGGGAAGTTGCTCCTCCCAAAGCTCGTTCCGGGAGCCAACGTAATCATTGCGTCAAACCCCTTATTATCTTTTATCGTTTCTGGAGCATTGGCGGACGCAGGTTTTGAGCGCCGTGGTGAAATCATTCGCCTTACCATGACCATGCGGGGAGGAGACCGCCCAAAAGCCGCTCATGAGGAATTTCCAGATATTAGCGTCATGCCGCGTTCGATGTGGGAACCTTGGGTGGTTTTTCGCAAGCCGGTTGAAGGAAGAATTCAGGACAACTTAAGGAAATGGAAAACAGGGGGCTTTCGAAGACCGAGGAAAGACACACCTTTCGGGGATGTCATTAGCTCAGCGCCCACTCGAAAGAAAGAGCGTGAGGTTGCCCCTCATCCCAGTCTGAAACCGCAGTCATTTCTGCGTCAATTGGTACGGGCCGTATTGCCCTTGGGCGAGGGAATTTTAGTGGATACTTTTGCCGGGGCAGGTTCCACTTTAGCGGCGGCCGAGGCCGTGGAATACGAAAGTATTGGCATTGAGAAGGATGAGTACTACTTTCAAATGGCCTGCGACTCAATACCACGCCTTATTCAGTTTCAGTAA
- a CDS encoding vitamin B12-dependent ribonucleotide reductase — protein MEFTVNALKVLERRYLKKDDDGRPIERPEDMFWRVAYTIAQVDKDYNENADVLAVAKDFFFLMANMEFMPNSPTLMNAGRELGQLSACFVLPVEDSMESIFEAVKNTALIHKSGGGTGFSFSRIRPKNDMVLSTKGISSGPISFMKVFDMATETIKQGGTRRGANMGILRVDHPDILEFIESKENESQLNNFNISVAVTDKFMEACESDGEYDLINPRTREAVGRLKAREVFQKIVEHAWLNGDPGIIFLDRINKGNPTPLVGQIESTNPCGEQPLLPYESCNLGSINLEKMLIKRNSHYEVDFPRLARTVRTAVHFLDNVIDTNKYPLPKIAEMTRANRKIGLGVMGFADMLIRMGIPYNSEQALKVADELMAFIQNKAHDESARIAETRGSFPNYDKSIYAGSGRPMRNATVTTVAPTGTISIISGCSSGIEPIFAIAFTRHVLDNDELIEAHPIFRQLAKERGFFSPQLMKKIAEAGGMADLPEVPPEIKGVFVTAHEVTPEWHIKMQAAFQVHTDNAVSKTVNFANSATKEDVENVYTLAYKLGCKGVTIFRDGSRSGQVWTKSITKGQAAPQGNDIIPRLRQTVTQGTTEKVVIGCGNLYVTVNSDEIGICEVFTSTGRAGGCPSQSEATSRLVSLALRSGISVDALIEQLKGIRCLSTVAAKRINPDIRCLSCPDAIGRAIEKYSKIPGRHAIEEPNGEVETEAAVEPATAVSACPDCGAKIEREGGCIVCRMCGYSKCN, from the coding sequence ATAGAGTTTACGGTGAATGCTCTTAAAGTATTGGAAAGACGGTACTTAAAGAAAGATGACGACGGCAGGCCGATTGAGCGGCCGGAGGATATGTTCTGGCGCGTGGCGTACACAATCGCGCAGGTGGACAAAGATTATAATGAGAATGCCGACGTGCTCGCTGTAGCAAAGGACTTTTTCTTCCTGATGGCGAACATGGAGTTCATGCCGAATTCTCCGACGCTCATGAACGCCGGACGCGAGCTGGGCCAGCTATCCGCATGCTTCGTGCTTCCGGTCGAAGACTCGATGGAGAGCATATTTGAAGCGGTAAAGAACACCGCCCTTATCCATAAGAGCGGCGGCGGCACGGGTTTTTCTTTTTCCCGGATCAGGCCGAAGAACGATATGGTTCTATCGACGAAAGGCATTTCGAGCGGTCCGATCTCGTTCATGAAAGTTTTCGACATGGCGACCGAAACCATCAAGCAAGGCGGCACCCGCCGCGGCGCGAACATGGGTATTTTGCGGGTAGACCATCCGGATATTCTCGAGTTCATCGAGTCGAAAGAGAACGAAAGCCAGCTTAACAACTTCAACATCTCGGTCGCGGTAACCGACAAATTCATGGAGGCGTGCGAGTCGGACGGCGAATATGATCTGATTAATCCGCGAACACGCGAGGCGGTAGGCCGGCTCAAAGCGCGAGAGGTCTTCCAGAAGATTGTTGAGCACGCATGGCTGAACGGGGACCCGGGCATCATCTTCCTCGACCGGATCAACAAGGGCAACCCGACTCCGCTGGTGGGCCAGATCGAGAGCACAAATCCATGCGGTGAGCAGCCCCTGCTTCCGTATGAATCGTGCAATCTCGGTTCGATTAATCTGGAGAAAATGCTGATCAAGCGCAACAGTCACTACGAGGTTGATTTTCCGAGGCTTGCACGGACCGTGCGCACGGCGGTCCATTTTCTCGATAATGTAATCGACACGAACAAGTATCCGCTGCCGAAGATCGCTGAGATGACGCGTGCGAACCGCAAGATCGGGCTCGGCGTGATGGGCTTCGCCGATATGCTCATTCGCATGGGCATTCCGTACAATTCAGAGCAGGCGCTCAAGGTGGCGGACGAACTGATGGCATTTATCCAGAACAAGGCGCACGATGAATCGGCGAGGATCGCCGAAACGCGCGGCTCGTTTCCCAACTACGACAAGAGCATTTATGCCGGCTCCGGGCGTCCGATGCGCAATGCGACCGTCACCACCGTTGCGCCGACGGGCACAATCAGCATCATTTCCGGCTGTTCGAGCGGAATCGAGCCGATTTTCGCGATCGCGTTCACCCGGCATGTGCTCGATAACGACGAGCTGATCGAGGCCCATCCGATTTTCCGGCAACTGGCGAAAGAGCGCGGGTTCTTCTCTCCGCAACTGATGAAGAAGATAGCGGAAGCCGGCGGAATGGCTGATTTGCCGGAGGTGCCGCCGGAGATCAAGGGAGTGTTTGTGACGGCTCACGAGGTGACTCCTGAATGGCACATCAAGATGCAGGCGGCATTCCAGGTGCATACGGATAATGCGGTTTCGAAGACGGTCAATTTTGCGAACAGCGCAACGAAGGAAGACGTCGAAAACGTCTATACTCTCGCATACAAACTCGGATGCAAGGGAGTCACGATTTTCCGCGACGGCAGCCGAAGCGGGCAGGTATGGACGAAGAGCATCACCAAGGGTCAGGCTGCACCACAAGGAAACGATATCATTCCGCGTCTGCGCCAGACAGTGACTCAGGGAACCACGGAGAAGGTGGTTATCGGCTGCGGCAATCTGTATGTGACGGTCAATTCGGACGAGATCGGGATCTGCGAGGTCTTCACCAGCACCGGCAGGGCCGGCGGTTGCCCGTCTCAATCGGAGGCGACGAGCCGGCTGGTTTCGCTGGCGCTCAGATCGGGAATCAGCGTTGACGCGCTCATTGAGCAACTGAAAGGCATCCGGTGTCTTTCTACGGTCGCCGCCAAACGCATCAATCCGGATATTCGTTGTCTTTCCTGCCCCGACGCGATCGGCCGCGCAATCGAGAAATATTCGAAGATTCCCGGGCGCCACGCAATCGAGGAGCCCAATGGCGAAGTCGAGACCGAAGCCGCTGTTGAACCGGCAACGGCCGTAAGCGCGTGCCCCGATTGCGGCGCGAAAATCGAGCGCGAGGGCGGTTGCATCGTATGCCGCATGTGCGGCTACTCGAAGTGTAACTGA
- a CDS encoding gamma carbonic anhydrase family protein translates to MPLYKFEGKTPLVGEGSYVHPEASIIGGVIIGKNCFIGPGARLRGDWCNIDVGDGSNVQDNCIIHARPDFTVRLGPNSHIGHGSILHGCILHEHVLVGMNAVIQDNAEIGDDCIIGSGCVIRPGMIVPARKVVMGVPGKIMGDVTPEQEQLWTFATQLYQTLPRRYTETAMRKSDTEY, encoded by the coding sequence ATGCCCCTGTACAAATTTGAAGGAAAGACGCCGCTCGTAGGCGAAGGCTCTTATGTCCACCCCGAAGCGAGCATTATTGGCGGCGTTATTATCGGCAAAAACTGCTTTATCGGTCCCGGCGCCAGGCTTCGGGGCGACTGGTGCAACATCGATGTCGGCGACGGTTCGAATGTGCAGGACAACTGCATCATTCACGCGCGCCCGGATTTCACCGTGCGTCTCGGCCCGAACAGCCACATCGGGCACGGCTCGATCCTGCATGGCTGCATCCTGCACGAACATGTGCTCGTCGGAATGAATGCGGTGATTCAGGATAACGCCGAAATCGGAGACGACTGCATTATCGGCAGCGGCTGCGTGATCCGGCCCGGCATGATCGTTCCGGCCCGCAAAGTAGTTATGGGTGTCCCTGGAAAGATCATGGGCGATGTGACTCCCGAGCAGGAGCAACTGTGGACCTTTGCCACGCAGCTTTACCAGACACTTCCGCGACGCTATACCGAAACCGCTATGAGAAAATCGGACACCGAGTACTGA
- a CDS encoding metal-dependent hydrolase produces the protein MGNGTVKWNGHANFEVTSANGKKILIDPWFEGNPSCPTPLSEVYSADYILVTHDHFDHLGNTVEIAQKTKAVVVGIVETMARLQSELGVAPEQIVNGGYGMNIGGTVNLDGIRVTLTQAFHSSASGQPCGMIVRLENGKTIYHAGDTGIFATMATLGEMYKIDLALLPVGSCFTMDPFQAAYALTLLKPKAVIPMHYQSFPILEPDAAGFEKLAKEKAPKVKVVTLSPGQEYKLV, from the coding sequence ATGGGTAATGGAACGGTAAAATGGAACGGCCACGCCAATTTCGAAGTCACCAGCGCCAACGGCAAAAAAATTCTGATCGATCCCTGGTTTGAGGGGAATCCGTCCTGCCCGACGCCGCTCTCGGAGGTGTATTCGGCCGACTACATCCTGGTCACGCACGATCATTTCGACCACCTGGGTAACACGGTTGAGATTGCGCAAAAGACGAAGGCGGTGGTGGTCGGCATCGTCGAGACGATGGCAAGACTGCAGAGCGAGTTGGGCGTCGCGCCCGAGCAGATCGTCAACGGCGGCTACGGCATGAACATAGGCGGAACGGTCAATCTCGACGGCATCAGGGTGACCCTCACCCAGGCTTTTCACTCATCGGCTTCGGGTCAGCCATGTGGAATGATCGTGCGCCTCGAGAATGGCAAAACCATCTACCACGCGGGCGACACCGGCATTTTCGCGACGATGGCTACGCTCGGCGAAATGTACAAGATCGACCTCGCCCTGCTGCCGGTTGGCAGCTGCTTCACGATGGACCCGTTCCAGGCGGCATACGCGCTCACGTTGCTCAAGCCGAAAGCTGTCATTCCGATGCATTACCAGTCGTTTCCGATACTTGAACCCGATGCCGCCGGCTTCGAAAAACTCGCGAAAGAGAAAGCGCCCAAAGTGAAAGTGGTGACTCTGAGCCCCGGCCAGGAATACAAGCTGGTATAG
- a CDS encoding carboxymuconolactone decarboxylase family protein has product MKKSLPPHFKKFVDKYPDIWNAHQKLTEACAEAGPLDRKTRELIKLAISATASQETAVERHAVMAIEAGAKREEVYHAVLLMTTVIGFPRTSAALKWAERALTTTRKVKSRTA; this is encoded by the coding sequence ATGAAAAAGTCGCTCCCGCCGCATTTCAAAAAATTTGTCGACAAATATCCCGATATTTGGAACGCCCACCAAAAACTCACTGAAGCGTGCGCCGAGGCAGGTCCGCTCGACCGCAAGACGCGCGAACTGATCAAATTGGCCATTTCGGCGACAGCGAGCCAGGAGACCGCTGTGGAACGGCACGCGGTCATGGCAATCGAAGCGGGCGCCAAGCGCGAAGAAGTGTACCACGCCGTCCTGCTGATGACTACTGTCATCGGTTTTCCGCGAACCTCCGCAGCTTTGAAATGGGCCGAGCGCGCGCTGACCACAACGCGAAAGGTAAAGAGCAGAACCGCCTAG
- a CDS encoding CoA-binding protein — translation MQDEKIKEILRSAKSVAVVGLSPNPARDSHEVAQYLQEQGYRIIPVNPAADKILGEKSYPDLVSIPEPVDVVDIFRRPEHVPAIVEEAIRIGAKTIWMQLGVVNEEAAKRAADAGLAVVMDRCMLREHRRLFS, via the coding sequence GTGCAAGACGAGAAAATAAAGGAGATCCTCCGATCCGCCAAGTCGGTTGCAGTCGTGGGTCTTTCGCCCAATCCCGCGCGTGACAGCCATGAAGTGGCGCAATACCTCCAGGAGCAAGGCTACCGGATCATACCTGTCAATCCCGCGGCTGACAAGATACTTGGCGAAAAATCATATCCCGATCTTGTCTCCATTCCGGAACCTGTGGACGTCGTCGATATTTTCCGGAGACCGGAGCACGTACCCGCCATCGTCGAGGAGGCAATCAGGATCGGAGCGAAAACGATCTGGATGCAGCTTGGCGTGGTGAACGAAGAGGCCGCCAAACGAGCGGCCGACGCGGGCCTCGCCGTCGTGATGGACCGCTGCATGCTTCGCGAGCACAGGCGTCTTTTTTCTTAA
- a CDS encoding mucoidy inhibitor MuiA family protein, protein MQREEKMKKRLVILAAFLFAFSFPVYAAEIAAESSITSVIVYPDRARVSRTALVEMDPGEHVLIFQNLPPNLDLDSIQVGGEGRSGLSFFATETRRVILEQPRAEEIARLEAEIEDVRDQIAGTQARLEDLQAEDKLVHDIGVYTGEQFSKEFITCEPQPEEWAAMVEFQRQNLARISEEILHVHVQSRELNRRLDALLRQIEELQGQAARERLDVRVSLSAAEAGRFNLSLSYVITGAGWYPTYEARADIPQERVQFAAIGNVRQRTGEDWKDVSLSLSTARPAIGAQAPELPPWILRPRPPVLEAAPSMERGAGLFDRELQMQKDEARPIEARIVPRETSVQFEIPYKLDIPSDNAYHRAAIFSEILPAEFSYTAVPKLSPHAYLTGKIKNATGAYWLPGKTTVFVEGDMAGSLYIEPVAPNEEVTLGFGTDEALTVEREELVRKEDESRVFGTRKEHYFKNKITVTNHKKKAVTLELVDQVPASQHEDIRITGIEFSVKPSEFNRDTGIVKWNLSLGPGEKREIIIEFTVVHPLDMDVLGLLQSPLLR, encoded by the coding sequence ATGCAGCGGGAGGAGAAGATGAAAAAGCGTCTCGTGATCCTTGCAGCATTTCTTTTTGCGTTTTCTTTTCCGGTTTATGCCGCCGAAATCGCGGCGGAATCGAGCATCACTTCGGTCATTGTTTATCCCGATCGCGCACGAGTAAGCCGAACGGCCCTCGTTGAGATGGACCCGGGAGAACATGTCCTAATATTTCAGAACCTGCCTCCGAATCTCGATCTGGACTCGATTCAGGTCGGAGGAGAGGGCAGATCCGGCCTCAGTTTTTTCGCTACGGAAACCCGGAGAGTCATTCTCGAACAACCCCGCGCTGAGGAGATAGCCCGGCTGGAAGCCGAAATCGAGGATGTCCGGGATCAGATTGCCGGTACTCAAGCACGGCTGGAAGACCTGCAAGCCGAAGACAAGCTGGTTCATGATATCGGCGTGTATACGGGTGAACAGTTTTCGAAAGAATTCATTACGTGCGAGCCCCAGCCGGAAGAATGGGCCGCAATGGTGGAGTTCCAGCGTCAAAACCTTGCGCGGATAAGCGAGGAAATCCTCCACGTCCACGTTCAGAGCCGCGAACTGAATCGCCGGCTCGATGCGCTTCTGCGACAGATCGAGGAACTGCAGGGGCAGGCGGCGCGCGAACGGCTCGACGTACGGGTTTCACTGTCCGCCGCTGAGGCCGGCCGGTTCAACCTGTCGCTTTCTTACGTCATTACCGGGGCCGGCTGGTACCCAACTTACGAGGCGAGAGCCGACATTCCACAGGAGCGAGTGCAGTTTGCCGCCATCGGAAATGTACGCCAGCGTACGGGTGAGGATTGGAAAGATGTTTCCCTCTCTCTATCCACTGCACGGCCGGCGATCGGCGCTCAGGCGCCCGAGCTCCCTCCCTGGATTTTGCGGCCGCGCCCGCCGGTATTGGAGGCCGCTCCCTCCATGGAGAGAGGGGCTGGTCTTTTCGATCGCGAGTTACAGATGCAGAAGGACGAAGCGCGGCCGATCGAGGCAAGAATTGTCCCTCGTGAGACCTCGGTTCAGTTCGAGATCCCGTATAAGCTTGATATCCCGAGCGACAATGCCTATCATCGGGCCGCCATATTCAGCGAGATACTTCCGGCCGAATTTTCCTATACGGCAGTGCCGAAGCTATCCCCCCATGCTTATCTGACGGGCAAAATCAAGAATGCGACGGGCGCATATTGGCTCCCCGGCAAAACCACCGTTTTTGTCGAGGGCGATATGGCGGGAAGCCTCTACATAGAGCCGGTCGCACCGAACGAAGAGGTCACTTTAGGTTTTGGAACAGACGAAGCGCTCACAGTCGAGCGCGAGGAACTCGTTCGCAAGGAAGACGAATCGCGCGTTTTTGGAACGAGAAAAGAACATTATTTCAAGAACAAGATAACCGTCACCAATCATAAGAAGAAAGCGGTGACGCTGGAACTCGTCGATCAGGTCCCGGCGTCGCAACACGAGGACATAAGAATTACGGGGATCGAATTCAGCGTCAAGCCGTCCGAGTTTAACAGGGACACGGGAATTGTAAAATGGAATCTCTCTCTGGGGCCGGGAGAGAAAAGGGAAATCATCATTGAGTTCACCGTCGTCCATCCGCTCGACATGGACGTGTTAGGTCTCCTGCAGAGTCCCCTGCTCAGGTGA
- a CDS encoding VWA domain-containing protein, translated as MQLRRNVRPTFLFIPSILLVTILLLFQLNVFAANGKDYVIVIDVSTSMQDIFDEVKRLTNRTLGEAKAGDNVALIIFGENARLLDRRLIRGKADIEELQRQVDALYPTDYATYLNSGLEKSISELRYLFEKYPDRERVLLWLSDDKDNPPAALGQDYLSLDRLREKNEQFEPGREWFAYQAPLSEVKNESFEDFVTWARRTTFRIGVRESDINLGSFHDDNVRKKIVLTFEPIHPGAAGLEFFTEATMIDPTNPARTIPVTLSPNRIVASAQVWQQEFDVSFAGAPGVYNGQVVFKSLAGPILDVKPQRVALTAMIVPPAPVEVPGPKPEEKKLEEVVARAKESATGRPAGMTRPERPLTFGPLEPGKKDTKMITLHLNKEADSKKISQDVSIQLPKGFNVESKIYGTRDTTLAAEITISVAQETVLPEEMLPQGAYEGSMRFVSNEADIEILPLVIPIRIEMNTDRVRWGRKLLPTTAGIDRSRARKMTFEELTQELEGREGKEENRIVSALRSISSRFGSRYVLIPFFGGVIILFIILLYRMKPAQELFVGELVVIKDPTNSKTKNINLKRIGSLHGKDTLIAGSSPNADIRLDHESVAATHFKLSARKIENQVEVSILPVKGVSLKVNDVECTGRTRLADKDLLGIGEYILLFSNPESQKEVVVHFTDGRTMRGTPVTWDIGAPSFELLRTDVEGVEETAEEIANIHFETLKGVFFLQDASGASGIPKDRIQHHELLEVTFFDGEKIEGNPLVDYSNLAARFYLVPKDMPNIVSILIERSSVKDLVSREAKGGSESPGRFASLKGRRKQASAD; from the coding sequence ATGCAATTGAGGAGAAACGTCCGGCCGACTTTTCTTTTTATTCCGTCCATCCTTCTTGTCACCATTCTTTTACTATTTCAACTTAATGTCTTTGCTGCCAATGGGAAAGACTATGTCATCGTCATCGATGTCTCCACGAGCATGCAGGATATCTTCGACGAAGTGAAGCGACTCACGAATCGCACTCTGGGCGAAGCAAAAGCAGGAGACAACGTAGCGCTTATCATCTTTGGAGAGAACGCGCGGCTTCTTGACCGCAGACTGATCCGGGGAAAAGCGGACATCGAAGAGCTTCAACGCCAGGTGGATGCCCTGTATCCCACCGATTATGCAACCTACTTGAACAGCGGACTGGAAAAAAGCATCTCCGAATTGCGGTATCTCTTTGAAAAGTACCCGGACCGCGAGCGAGTTCTTTTGTGGTTGAGCGACGACAAGGATAATCCCCCCGCCGCGCTGGGGCAGGATTACCTCTCGCTCGATAGACTGAGAGAGAAGAATGAACAGTTCGAGCCCGGCAGGGAATGGTTTGCCTACCAGGCGCCGCTGAGCGAGGTGAAAAACGAGTCGTTCGAGGATTTTGTCACCTGGGCGCGGCGAACCACATTTCGCATCGGTGTAAGAGAGAGCGACATCAATCTCGGTTCGTTCCATGATGACAATGTGCGGAAGAAGATTGTGCTCACGTTCGAGCCGATACATCCAGGCGCCGCGGGACTGGAGTTTTTTACGGAAGCAACAATGATAGACCCGACTAATCCGGCGCGAACCATACCCGTCACACTTTCTCCGAATCGAATAGTCGCGTCGGCTCAAGTGTGGCAGCAGGAATTCGACGTTTCTTTCGCGGGCGCGCCGGGAGTATACAATGGACAAGTGGTCTTCAAATCGCTCGCCGGCCCAATCCTCGATGTGAAGCCTCAGAGAGTCGCGCTTACGGCCATGATCGTTCCGCCCGCGCCGGTGGAAGTGCCGGGCCCGAAGCCGGAAGAGAAGAAACTGGAAGAAGTGGTAGCCAGGGCGAAGGAAAGCGCGACAGGCAGACCCGCCGGTATGACGAGGCCGGAAAGACCGCTGACGTTCGGCCCGCTCGAGCCCGGGAAAAAAGACACCAAGATGATCACGCTTCACTTGAACAAGGAAGCTGATTCGAAAAAGATCTCGCAGGACGTCTCGATCCAGTTGCCGAAGGGTTTCAATGTCGAAAGCAAAATCTATGGAACCCGCGACACCACGCTGGCGGCGGAGATAACGATTTCCGTCGCGCAGGAGACCGTACTGCCGGAGGAGATGCTGCCCCAAGGCGCATACGAGGGCAGTATGCGCTTCGTTTCAAATGAAGCGGACATCGAGATCCTGCCGCTCGTCATCCCGATCCGGATCGAAATGAATACCGACCGCGTCCGGTGGGGCAGAAAATTGCTGCCGACCACGGCCGGCATCGATCGCTCACGGGCGCGCAAGATGACATTCGAAGAATTGACGCAGGAGTTGGAGGGACGCGAGGGAAAAGAAGAGAACCGGATCGTCTCGGCGCTCAGAAGCATATCTTCCCGCTTCGGGTCGCGCTACGTCCTGATACCTTTCTTTGGTGGGGTGATAATCCTCTTCATCATTTTACTGTATCGGATGAAGCCGGCGCAGGAATTGTTTGTCGGGGAACTGGTGGTTATAAAAGACCCGACCAACTCGAAGACAAAGAACATCAATCTCAAACGGATTGGATCGCTGCACGGCAAGGACACGCTCATCGCGGGAAGTTCGCCGAACGCGGATATCCGCCTCGATCATGAGTCGGTCGCGGCAACACACTTCAAATTGTCCGCGAGGAAAATCGAGAACCAGGTGGAGGTTTCCATTCTGCCGGTAAAAGGAGTGTCTCTGAAAGTCAACGACGTCGAATGCACGGGAAGGACGCGGCTGGCCGACAAGGACCTGCTCGGGATCGGAGAGTACATACTCCTGTTCTCGAACCCGGAATCACAGAAGGAAGTTGTCGTCCATTTCACTGACGGTCGCACCATGAGAGGGACTCCGGTAACGTGGGATATCGGCGCTCCTTCATTCGAATTACTTCGGACGGATGTTGAAGGTGTCGAGGAAACCGCGGAAGAGATCGCAAACATACACTTCGAGACCCTGAAGGGGGTGTTCTTTCTGCAGGATGCTTCCGGCGCGTCCGGAATTCCGAAAGATCGAATTCAACATCATGAGCTGCTCGAAGTGACCTTCTTTGACGGCGAAAAGATCGAAGGGAATCCACTGGTTGATTATTCCAATCTGGCTGCACGTTTCTATCTGGTGCCGAAAGACATGCCCAACATCGTCTCGATCCTGATCGAGCGCTCCAGCGTCAAGGATCTCGTGAGTCGGGAAGCCAAGGGCGGATCAGAATCTCCCGGAAGATTTGCTTCTTTGAAAGGGCGCAGGAAACAGGCATCGGCCGATTAG
- a CDS encoding cyclase family protein, whose protein sequence is MRVIDLSVPIEEGPSEMTEPKIGRENHSAGSQIMQAIFQCAEKDLPGGLGWANDHITLMTHTGTHLDAPYHFSPTSEGKPARTIDQVPLEWCFSDGFVLDMRHKADGARIEAADVEQALKKINYVVKPFDIALIMTGADKYWGSPEYGNKGCGMGREATLWLIDKGVKIMGIDAWGFDRPFVHIAEEFGQTGDSKIIWEAHFAGIEREYCHIEKLANLDLLPPSGFKVACFPVKITGASAGWTRAVALAP, encoded by the coding sequence ATGAGAGTGATCGATCTCAGCGTCCCAATCGAGGAAGGTCCCAGCGAGATGACCGAGCCCAAGATCGGCCGGGAAAATCATTCTGCCGGTTCTCAAATCATGCAAGCAATTTTTCAGTGCGCAGAAAAAGATCTTCCCGGCGGCCTCGGCTGGGCGAATGACCACATCACGCTCATGACTCATACCGGCACCCATTTGGATGCGCCCTATCATTTTTCGCCGACCAGCGAGGGGAAGCCGGCGCGGACGATCGATCAAGTGCCGCTCGAATGGTGTTTTTCCGATGGTTTCGTGCTGGATATGCGCCATAAGGCTGACGGCGCCCGCATCGAGGCGGCCGACGTCGAACAAGCCTTGAAGAAAATCAACTACGTCGTAAAGCCGTTTGATATCGCCCTTATTATGACAGGCGCCGACAAGTACTGGGGATCTCCCGAATATGGCAACAAAGGATGCGGAATGGGGAGAGAAGCGACGTTGTGGCTGATCGATAAGGGTGTGAAGATTATGGGGATCGACGCCTGGGGCTTTGACCGCCCGTTCGTTCATATCGCGGAAGAATTCGGGCAAACGGGCGATTCGAAGATCATCTGGGAAGCGCACTTCGCCGGAATCGAGCGGGAGTACTGCCACATCGAAAAACTTGCAAATCTGGATTTGCTTCCTCCATCCGGATTCAAAGTCGCCTGTTTTCCGGTGAAGATAACGGGCGCCAGCGCCGGCTGGACTCGGGCTGTCGCACTGGCGCCGTAG